The sequence below is a genomic window from Helicobacter sp. 'house sparrow 1'.
TATATTATTTAATTCATTGATAGTAACCTTTTCCAGATTTTCTTGTTTTTATATAAATCCATCTTTTGAGATTAATCATTACAAGATCCCTTATCGCCCCTTTTTAAACCCTTAGCAGATATTATCTATTTGAGATTAAAACTTTTAATCTTTATCAGATGGTTTAAGATATTAATGGTTGTAACTTTTAATTTTTGTAAAACTAATGGTTTTTTAGGTAGTAAGAGTTTTTATATAGGAGAAGGGGATAAAAATAGATTGTTTGATATTTTTGATAGGAAGCAAAACTAAACCTTTATAAAAACTGTTTATATATTTTGTAATAAACTTATTTTTACACTATTAAAAATAAAGAGGTTATTTTGGATAAACAAAGTGCTAAGTTTTTATTATTTGCTTACATTATTATCATTTTTCTTGGAACTTTGATTTTATTATTACCCCAGATGCATTCTAAGGATTTAAACTTTATTGATGCATTATTTATGGTTACATCAGCAATTAGCTCTACGGGTTTGGTGGTTAAAAGTGTTTTTAGTGATTTTACATTTTTAGGGCAGATATTTTTACTCTTTTTAATACAAGTTGGCGGACTTGGGTATATGATTATTGCGAGTTTTATTTATATTTTTTTTAAAAATTCTTTTGTGAAAAACAAAATTTTAAAAAGCAATATAGATTTGACATTTAAAGATGATCTCTCATTGGTATTAAAAAATATGATTATTTTAGTTTTACTTATAGAGTTTTTTGGAGCATTGATTCTATTTTTATTTTTTTATCCAATGATGGGTTTTTTAAATGCATTATGGGCAGGGATTTTTCATAGCATTTCTGCTTTTAATAATGCTGGTTTTTCGGTTTTTCAAGGTGGGATGTTGCCTTATGTCCATCATTATGGAGTCAATTTGACAATTAGCATATTAGTAATTCTTGGAGGATTGGGGTATTTTGTGCTGCTAGAAATTTTCCATTTAATTAAAAGAAAAAATTTATCTATTCATACCAAGATTGTGATAATTGGAACAATAAGTTTGATATTAATTTCTTGGATTTTCTTTTTCCTACTTGAATATCATAACCAAGATTCCTTAGAGAGTTTTGATTTTCAAGAAAAACTTCTTGCATCATTTTTTACAATTATTAATTATCGTACCTCGGGTTTTAATACATTGGATTTAAGTATGATTCGAGACACTTCTTTATTTTTTGCATCCTTATTTATGATAATTGGAGGATCTCCTGCTGGAACTGCTGGAGGCATAAAAATCACGACTATAGTGGTAGTGATTTTATATATTTATTGGAGTATTAAGGGTGAGGAGAGGGTAATAGTTTTTAGAAGAGAAATAGAAAAAGAAATTGTTTATCAAGCTTACTTAATTATCATGCTTACTTTTTTTGTACTCATTATCAGTTTAATGGTGCTAAGTTTTCTTGAAGATGGAAATCAAAGAGGGTTTTTAGCGTTATTATTTGAGGTTTGTTCTGCCTTTAGCACAACTGGTCTTTCTGTTGGTAATGGTGATGATTTAAGTCTTTCTGCATTATTTGGAGATTCTGGAAAAATGCTAATTATTTTTTTAATGATTATGGGCAAAATAGGAGCTTTGGCTTTTTTGATCGGCTTTTTTAGACAACAAAAACAAAGCAGAATTTCTTATGTCCAAACAAAGATTTTGCTTTAATATGCCTTTGTTAAGGCATTAATGATTAAAAAATAGGTTAGGATAAACAAAGATATGCTATTTTTAAAATCTTAGAGATCTTATACAATCTTAGATTAAGTGGTGGAGCTGTGGGGAATTGAACCCCAGTCCAAAAATCATATCCACAAAGGCATCTATACATACTTCAGTATTTGCTTATCTTATTGCGTGAGGGTGCAAACACCAAAACCATTTCACACAAGCAGTCACTTTTTTAACTCTTTTCTTTTGACATAAAAAAGAGCTAGCCTACTTAATGACGGATCTATAGATAGTAGGCATTTCTATATCACCGGCTCCAAAGCTAAGATAAACTTACGCCACTTTTGCGTAAGCTGGAGCGTAATTTGTATTATTTGCGTTTAATTTTAAAGTGGCAGGATTACGGAATGCCATCCGGTATGCAACCTAAGCAATACAACTCCTGTCGAAATCCAAGTCAGCCCCATATCAGACAAGAGGGCTGATTTTATCATCATTGTCTTATAATGTCAATATGCTCATTAGGTGTGAAATCAAAGATTTTTTTATCAAGTGAAATATTGATTTTTACTTGTTCTAGACTGATCTCAATGGAATTTTGAAAATCATCCTTATATAAAATCTGATAAGGGAGATTGTTTCTTAGAATTAATGTGTAGTCTGTATTGCCAATTCTTGTATGATAGTTTCCATCCTCACCAACTTTTGCAGAAGTGACAATGCTAAAAAAATCTACCTGTTGTGCAATATGAGAAATTGTAGCTTGTTCTAATAAAGGTTCAAAAATAATCACATTATTACCATTTAGATAAATTTCTTTTTTAATGGGGCTGGTATAGACCCATTTTGCTAAATTAGGATTTATGGCAAAGAGTTTTCCTGAGTAGATAATTTTTTCATCATTTTGATATGTTGTTTGAATAAAATCAGCCTTTATACTTTTTATGTTTTCACCCCAACCAAGAAGTAATAATAGAGTGGAAAAATAAAGCAGTAGCTTTTTTGTCATATGCTTGCCTCATCTAATTTTGTAATAAAAATTCTATCGTAACTTATGCTAGAATTGCAATTATTTGTCAATTGAGGGTTTTAGATGATACAAGCTATTTTAGGGAAGATCTTTGGCACAAGAAATGATCGTTTAATTAAGCTTTATAAAAAGCGTGTCGCATACATTAATAGTCTTGAAGCTCAATATGAGGGTATGAGTGATGAGGCACTTAAAGAATCTTTCTTTCAGCTTAAGCAACAAGTAGAACAAAAAGGTTTAGATGAAGTTTTAGCGCAGAGTTTTGCAATTACTAGGGAGGCCTCCAAGAGAATTTTGGGGATGCGACATTTTGATGTCCAATTGATTGGAGGAATGGTATTGCACGAGGGGAAAATTGCAGAAATGAAGACAGGAGAGGGAAAGACTTTAGTGGCAACTCTGCCTGTAGTTTTAAATGCATTACTTGGCAAGGGGATTCACGTAGTGACTGTAAATGATTATCTTGCAAATCGTGATGCTAAATTAATGGAGCCTTTGTATAATTTTTTAGGTTTTGAAGTAGGAGTTGTTACAGGGGATTTAAAGGATGATGCTCAAAGGCTAGAGGTTTATTCTAAAGATATTGTTTATGGAACAAATAATGAATTTGGTTTTGATTATTTAAGAGACAATATGAAATATGACCTGGAACAAAAAGTGCAAAAGAGTCATTATTTTGCAATTGTTGATGAAGTGGATTCTATTTTAATTGATGAAGCGCGAACTCCACTGATTATTTCAGGACCTGTAAATCGTCAAATGGAAAATTATCAGAGGGCTGATAGTGTTGCGTGCAAACTAAAGATTGATACTGATTTTACTATTGATGAAAAAAATCGCATTGTTTTGCTTACAGAAGAGGGAATAAAAAAAGCAGAGCAGTTATTTGGTGTAGATAATCTCTATAGTTTAGAAAATGCTGCTTTGTCACATCATTTAGATCAGGCTTTAAAGGCAAATTATCTTTTTTTCAAGGATAAAGATTATGTTATTTTAAATGATGAAGTTGTTATTGTAGATGAATTTACTGGTAGATTGAGTGAGGGGAGAAGATTTTCAGAGGGATTGCATCAGGCATTAGAGGCAAAAGAGGGGGTGAAGATAAAAGAAGAGAGCCAGACTCTAGCAGATATTACTTTTCAAAATTATTTTAGACTTTATGAAAAGTTAGCCGGAATGACAGGAACCGCACAAACTGAGGCTACAGAATTTTTGCAAATTTATAATCTTGAGGTTGTTTCAATTCCTACAAACTTACCAATTCAAAGAAAAGATCTTAATGATTTGGTTTATAAAAGTGAGGCAGAGAAATTTGATGCTGTAGTCTCAAAAATTGTAGAGTTACACACCAAGGGGCAACCTGTTTTGGTAGGAACAGCAAGTATTGAAAAAAGTGAGATATTGCATTCTTTATTGCAAAAAAAGAGAATCCCACATACTGTGTTGAATGCAAAGCAACATACAAAAGAAGCAGAGATCATCAAAGATGCTGGTAAAAAAGGGGCTGTTACTATCGCTACAAATATGGCAGGTAGGGGTGTAGATATTAAGCTTGATGATGAAATAAAGGCAATGGGGGGGCTATATATCATTGGGACAGAGAGACATGAGAGTAGGCGTATTGATAATCAGTTGCGAGGTAGGAGTGGTAGACAGGGGGATCCTGGAACAAGTCAATTTTATTTAAGCTTAGAGGATTCTTTACTTAGAATCTTTGGAAGCGATAAGATTAAAAATATTATGGAAAAATTGGGATTAAAGAATGGAGAGCATATAGAATCTGGACTTGTCACAAGATCTGTTGAAAGTGCTCAAAAGAAAGTAGAAAATTTGCATTTTGAATCTAGAAAGCATCTCTTAGAATATGATGATGTGGCAAATGAGCAAAGAAAGACAGTTTATAAATTTCGTAATGAGCTTTTAGACTCACAATATGATATTGCCAAAAGAATTGAAGAAAATCGTGTAATCGCACTTACAAGTATTTTCTCAAGATTGCAGATTATCAAAGAGGATCTGATAAACCTTGATTTAGATGCATTGATTGAGGGGATTAAAGAGAGCTTTAACTATACTCTCCAAAAAGAAGAACTGCAGGACCAAGATTATAATTTATTGTTAGAAAAAGTAAATGAGATACTTCAAAAAAATTATGAAGAAAAAATGAGTGTTTTATCTAAAGAGCAACGCAGTGAAATTGAAAGAATTGTCTATCTTCAGGTGCTAGATAATGCTTGGAGAGAACATCTTTATACAATGGATAATTTAAAAACAGGAATTGGACTAAGGGGTTATAATCAAAAAGATCCTTTAGTGGAGTATAAAAAAGAGAGTTATAATCTATTCTTAGAGTTGATTGATTCTGTTAAGATTGAAGCGATAAAGACCTTGCATATCATTCAGTTTCAGCAAGAGCAGGTTGAAAGGCAAGCTCAAGAAATTAGAAACGAATTAAATGATGAGAATCAAATAAGTTGGGGTAATACCGGAGCTTTAGGAGAGAAAAAATTAGCTAGAAATGATCCTTGCCCTTGTGGAAGTGGGAAAAAATATAAACAATGCCATGGAAAAAGTGGACCCAAAAAAGGACTTCTAGCAAAAAATGCATAAAAAACTTATCAGCTTTTTACTTTTTAGATATTTACGTTATGACAAAACACAACCCTTTATTACCATTACCGCACTACTAGCCTTTTTTGGTGTGGCTATTGGTGTGATGGTTTTGATTATAGCAATGGCTATTATGAATGGTATGAGCAAAGAGTTTGAAAAAAAACTCTTTGTAATGAATTATCCACTCAATATTTTTGCAACATCTGCTAGAGGCATATCTGTTGATGTCATAAATGCCTTAGAGCAAAGATTTCCTCATCTAATTTTTAGTCCTTATTTGCAAATGCAAGTTGTTGCCAGAAGTGGTAATGAGATGTCTGCAGGTATTATTTTTGGTATAGATTTAGAACGTGAGACGCGAATTAATGAGGTGCTTTTTAAGGCCGTTGAGAATAATGATTTAATAGAATTTAAAAAGCAGAGATTCCCTCTAATAGTGGGTAATGCACTTTCTGAAAAGTTTTTTTTGCAGAAAAATGATAAATTAACACTCTTTTTTACAAAGTTGGAACCAACGGGATTAGTTTTAAGCCCTGTAATGAAAAGATTTGATGTGAAAGCAATCTTTGATTCTGGGCTCAGGGCTTATGATATAGGATATTTATATACTAACCTTGAGGCGCTATCAAAGATTAGGAATATGCCTGCTGGGATCTTTGATGGGATTCATATTTATTCTCCAAAGCCTATGGAGGATATCAATGAGATCAAAAAAGCTTTGGGAGATATTCCTCATCATGGTTTGGGAATTGAAGGATGGTGGCAACAAAATGGTAACTTCTTTGCTGCAATGGCGCTAGAGAAGCGAGCATTGTTTATTGTTTTAATGCTAATTATATTAATTGCTTCTTTAAATATTATCAGCTCGCTTTTAATGGTTATTATGAATCGTAGGAAAGAGATTGCATTACTTTTAAGTATGGGAATGAGTAGCTCTGAGATTAAAAAGACATTTTTTTACTTAGGTATTTTTGTTGGCATAGGTGGTATTATTTTGGGGGTATGCCTTGCATTTTTAGGAATGTATATTCTTGATGCTTTCCCAATTATCTCTTTACCCGCAGATGTGTATGGGATCACAAAATTGCCTCTTGATTTGTCTTTATTGGACTTTTTATTGACAGTTTTTGGCGCAGTTTTGGTGGTAGGTTTGGCTTCCTATTATCCTGCTAAAAAAGCATCACAAATTAATGCACTCTATGTCTTAAGAAATGAGTAGTTTGGTAAGTGGAGCCACTTATTAGCAGTTTCTTTGAGAGTCTCCACATCGCTTGAAGCATAAAACTCTAATTTGGTAGTTGGAGTTTTAGAGAATATCCTTTGTCTTTGAATAAAATCTATAATAGCTTCTCCTGAATGTATTAGAGTGCTTTTGTGATTAAAATAGTTGGATATAGATGCACTTAAAAGAGGAAAATGGGTACAGCCTAGAATAATGGCATCGGGTATAAAATGGATGTCTTTGAAATAAAAATGCATCACCTCATCAAGAATTTTTCCCTCAAATATATTTTCCTCCACAAGAGGGACAAAAAGACTTGTAGCAATTGCAGTAAGGTTATGATAACCCAGTTTTATGAGGTGGTTTTGGTATTGTTTGGATTGGATGGTTGCTTTTGTAGCAAGAATAAGAATTTTTGCATCAAGATTTTTAATTTTATTTTGTAGTGCCAAAATACCAGGTTCTATTACCCCAATTATAG
It includes:
- a CDS encoding ABC transporter permease is translated as MHKKLISFLLFRYLRYDKTQPFITITALLAFFGVAIGVMVLIIAMAIMNGMSKEFEKKLFVMNYPLNIFATSARGISVDVINALEQRFPHLIFSPYLQMQVVARSGNEMSAGIIFGIDLERETRINEVLFKAVENNDLIEFKKQRFPLIVGNALSEKFFLQKNDKLTLFFTKLEPTGLVLSPVMKRFDVKAIFDSGLRAYDIGYLYTNLEALSKIRNMPAGIFDGIHIYSPKPMEDINEIKKALGDIPHHGLGIEGWWQQNGNFFAAMALEKRALFIVLMLIILIASLNIISSLLMVIMNRRKEIALLLSMGMSSSEIKKTFFYLGIFVGIGGIILGVCLAFLGMYILDAFPIISLPADVYGITKLPLDLSLLDFLLTVFGAVLVVGLASYYPAKKASQINALYVLRNE
- the murI gene encoding glutamate racemase, which gives rise to MKLGIFDSGAGGLSVLKNILEAQIFESIIYYGDTARLPYGTKHPLSIAQFSLEALDFFHQQQTDMIVVACNTASAYGLKHMQKKSKIPIIGVIEPGILALQNKIKNLDAKILILATKATIQSKQYQNHLIKLGYHNLTAIATSLFVPLVEENIFEGKILDEVMHFYFKDIHFIPDAIILGCTHFPLLSASISNYFNHKSTLIHSGEAIIDFIQRQRIFSKTPTTKLEFYASSDVETLKETANKWLHLPNYSFLKT
- the lolA gene encoding LolA-like outer membrane lipoprotein chaperone translates to MTKKLLLYFSTLLLLLGWGENIKSIKADFIQTTYQNDEKIIYSGKLFAINPNLAKWVYTSPIKKEIYLNGNNVIIFEPLLEQATISHIAQQVDFFSIVTSAKVGEDGNYHTRIGNTDYTLILRNNLPYQILYKDDFQNSIEISLEQVKINISLDKKIFDFTPNEHIDIIRQ
- a CDS encoding TrkH family potassium uptake protein; this encodes MDKQSAKFLLFAYIIIIFLGTLILLLPQMHSKDLNFIDALFMVTSAISSTGLVVKSVFSDFTFLGQIFLLFLIQVGGLGYMIIASFIYIFFKNSFVKNKILKSNIDLTFKDDLSLVLKNMIILVLLIEFFGALILFLFFYPMMGFLNALWAGIFHSISAFNNAGFSVFQGGMLPYVHHYGVNLTISILVILGGLGYFVLLEIFHLIKRKNLSIHTKIVIIGTISLILISWIFFFLLEYHNQDSLESFDFQEKLLASFFTIINYRTSGFNTLDLSMIRDTSLFFASLFMIIGGSPAGTAGGIKITTIVVVILYIYWSIKGEERVIVFRREIEKEIVYQAYLIIMLTFFVLIISLMVLSFLEDGNQRGFLALLFEVCSAFSTTGLSVGNGDDLSLSALFGDSGKMLIIFLMIMGKIGALAFLIGFFRQQKQSRISYVQTKILL
- the secA gene encoding preprotein translocase subunit SecA codes for the protein MIQAILGKIFGTRNDRLIKLYKKRVAYINSLEAQYEGMSDEALKESFFQLKQQVEQKGLDEVLAQSFAITREASKRILGMRHFDVQLIGGMVLHEGKIAEMKTGEGKTLVATLPVVLNALLGKGIHVVTVNDYLANRDAKLMEPLYNFLGFEVGVVTGDLKDDAQRLEVYSKDIVYGTNNEFGFDYLRDNMKYDLEQKVQKSHYFAIVDEVDSILIDEARTPLIISGPVNRQMENYQRADSVACKLKIDTDFTIDEKNRIVLLTEEGIKKAEQLFGVDNLYSLENAALSHHLDQALKANYLFFKDKDYVILNDEVVIVDEFTGRLSEGRRFSEGLHQALEAKEGVKIKEESQTLADITFQNYFRLYEKLAGMTGTAQTEATEFLQIYNLEVVSIPTNLPIQRKDLNDLVYKSEAEKFDAVVSKIVELHTKGQPVLVGTASIEKSEILHSLLQKKRIPHTVLNAKQHTKEAEIIKDAGKKGAVTIATNMAGRGVDIKLDDEIKAMGGLYIIGTERHESRRIDNQLRGRSGRQGDPGTSQFYLSLEDSLLRIFGSDKIKNIMEKLGLKNGEHIESGLVTRSVESAQKKVENLHFESRKHLLEYDDVANEQRKTVYKFRNELLDSQYDIAKRIEENRVIALTSIFSRLQIIKEDLINLDLDALIEGIKESFNYTLQKEELQDQDYNLLLEKVNEILQKNYEEKMSVLSKEQRSEIERIVYLQVLDNAWREHLYTMDNLKTGIGLRGYNQKDPLVEYKKESYNLFLELIDSVKIEAIKTLHIIQFQQEQVERQAQEIRNELNDENQISWGNTGALGEKKLARNDPCPCGSGKKYKQCHGKSGPKKGLLAKNA